The following coding sequences are from one Eucalyptus grandis isolate ANBG69807.140 chromosome 11, ASM1654582v1, whole genome shotgun sequence window:
- the LOC104426726 gene encoding glutaredoxin-C13 encodes MEKVTRLASEKGVVIFSKSTCCLCYTVSILFRDLGVQPEVHEIDQDPEGLEMERYLARLGCTGPVPAVFIGGNLVGSTNEVMSLHLGGALLPLLAPYQDHADHALS; translated from the coding sequence ATGGAGAAGGTGACGAGACTGGCCTCAGAGAAAGGGGTGGTGATATTCAGCAAGAGCACGTGCTGCCTGTGCTACACCGTGAGCATCCTGTTCCGGGATCTCGGCGTGCAGCCCGAGGTCCACGAGATCGACCAGGACCCCGAGGGGCTGGAGATGGAGAGGTACCTGGCCCGGCTCGGGTGCACCGGGCCCGTGCCAGCCGTCTTCATCGGCGGGAACCTCGTGGGGTCCACCAACGAGGTCATGTCCCTCCACCTAGGCGGGGCGCTCCTCCCCCTCCTGGCGCCGTACCAGGACCATGCGGATCATGCTCTATCCTGA